A region of the Candidatus Nanosynbacter lyticus genome:
GACAATCGCTACATTATGACCAGCTTGAATCAGTGGTAAAAGTTGGCGAACTGTCTCATCAGCCACACGCTGTTGCTGCTCAGACGCGGCTTCGCCCTGCCGTTGCAGGGCGTTACCACCGAGCGCTACTACAATAGTACGCTTCTTATCCATGTGTTACAGCGCTCCAAAGATTGCAATAACTACAAGGCTAATGACGGCAAATACTGCCATGATTGGAGCTGACCGCTTAATCCAGTCGCGATATGAAACGCCAGCCAGTGCCAAACCGCCCATCAATGAAGCAATAGTTGGTGCCATCATATTGATGAGGCCTGATGCCGTAGCAAAAGCAGCGACCATGACCTCTTTGCTTGAGCCAACCAGGTCGGCAATTGGTGCAATAACCGGCATGGTTGCTGCTGCCAAACCTGATGATGATGGTACGATGAATGACATTGGCAAGTAGAACAGATACGCCAACACACCAACAACGCCACCGCCAGCATCTTTCAGGAGCGATTCACCCCAGCTGATGATAGTATCTTGGATTTCACCGTTAGTCATCACAACAGAAACACCGGTTGCCACTGCAATAATCAAAGCAACTGGCAAGATATCTTTCACACCATCAATGAAGGTGTCAACTGGGAAAATACCCTCCTTCTTAAACTCTTTATAGTAAATTGCGGTTATTACAATAGTTGATATCAAGAACAGTGTAGTGATTTCGCCAAACAGCCATTCACCAAAGGCGGCACTATGGACCACACCGAGCGCTGCACCGATAACTGGTAAATCTGAAGCTCTCTTAAACACGTCGTCAAAGAAAGTAATTTCCCAGCTCCCCCAAGGAATCAGCGAAAGAACCATCAAGATAAATGTGATAGCGAATACGCCCATGACAACTTTTCGTGGGGTAGTTAGTTTTGGTATATTTTCCATATCTAGAGCAGCCGTAGCTGGCTTATAACGAACATCTTCCTTATATTTGCCAGCCTTCACTTTTGCAGCGTAGCGCATAGTGAAGATAATTGCCGCAATCAGACACAGTACTAAAATGATCGACATAATTGGAATTACATTACCTAGCTTTATGTCTGCTGTTGCGGCTGCAGCGCCAGTAGAGAATGGGTTAATGGTTGAACCGAGCACACCCGTACCGGCGCCAAGCACAATCACCATCACGCCAGTCATTGCATTGTAGCCAGCAGCAATCATCATCGGTATAACTAGTGCGTAAAACGCCACAGTTTCTTCCTGCATACCGTAAGTTGTACCACCGATAGCAAACAGCGTCATTAAAATTGGAATGAGCCACTTTTCCTTGCCCTTCATCTTACGAAGGAGCGCACCGAGTGAAGCATCCAGGGCGCCAGTCTTCATAGTAACACCCAAGAATCCACCAAGCACCATGACGAAAACTATCACATCAAGCTTATTCGTCATACCTTTAATCGGCGCGGTGAAGACGTCCCACAAACCTTGTCGGTCATGCTTATCGACTTCAGTCTCTTTACCATCCTTCTTTTCCTTGACGGTGCGGTCTTTCTCAACCACATGATACGATCCCGCAACACGGCTACCATCGTTATCAGTCTTATAGACGCCTGACGGAATAATCCATGTCAACGCTGCCATGATTGCGATCACGACAAATAAAATCGTAAAAGCCGACGGCGATCGAAGCTTCTGCTTTGCTTTTTTAATTTTTTCTACCATTGCCTCGGAGCCTCCTTAACCTCCTTATTACGACAACAACTACAATGTT
Encoded here:
- a CDS encoding YfcC family protein yields the protein MVEKIKKAKQKLRSPSAFTILFVVIAIMAALTWIIPSGVYKTDNDGSRVAGSYHVVEKDRTVKEKKDGKETEVDKHDRQGLWDVFTAPIKGMTNKLDVIVFVMVLGGFLGVTMKTGALDASLGALLRKMKGKEKWLIPILMTLFAIGGTTYGMQEETVAFYALVIPMMIAAGYNAMTGVMVIVLGAGTGVLGSTINPFSTGAAAATADIKLGNVIPIMSIILVLCLIAAIIFTMRYAAKVKAGKYKEDVRYKPATAALDMENIPKLTTPRKVVMGVFAITFILMVLSLIPWGSWEITFFDDVFKRASDLPVIGAALGVVHSAAFGEWLFGEITTLFLISTIVITAIYYKEFKKEGIFPVDTFIDGVKDILPVALIIAVATGVSVVMTNGEIQDTIISWGESLLKDAGGGVVGVLAYLFYLPMSFIVPSSSGLAAATMPVIAPIADLVGSSKEVMVAAFATASGLINMMAPTIASLMGGLALAGVSYRDWIKRSAPIMAVFAVISLVVIAIFGAL